TGAACAAAGGAGATGTATTTCATGGGATTCTTCGGGTGTGGAAAAGTCAACTGAAGATCATAAAATTGGAGGTGGACCGGGCTATACTGCAGGTTCTTGAGGGATTAGAGAGCATTGGGCCAGTTACTCAGGCAGTTTCTCAGGCCCAACCCCAGCCATAGAAGAAGAACATCGGCGTGAGGAATTAGCTTCTCTCTCGAATCGTGCTCTAAAAGGCTGCAGGGAGCTCAGGAATTTGGAGAGCTCTATAAACTAAAAGGCCAGAGGCGATTCAAGTTTTGGAGAAGGCAAGGTGCATTACAGTTGTGATGTGGGACACAAGGGTGGGGACGAACTTAGGCGAGTGGGTGGGGTGGGGTTTTACCTGGGCTGTAATTTTGATAGGGTTAGAAGGTTTCTTTGGGTTGACCTGGCTGGTTGGCTCAGCTAGTGGAAACTGCTTTGGGGTTTTGGCCCTTTTGAGGGTGTAAGgggggtgttttttgttttttctagtTAGATGTTTCCTTTTGTAAACTCCTTGTGTACTTCGAGGCGTCtcacgcttttaataaaatttgtcgattgcttataaaaaaaaaataataataataataataataataataataataattgtacaGTATAAATCCACAACTTGTCAACATTTAGTTTTACATAATTATCatgtttctctttttggttgaaACTTGGGGTGGAATAGATTAAAAGAGAtcctatattttctttttcctttatttctcTGTTTTATGGTGGGGTTTGGAGGCTGGGGGGCATGGGATAGTGATGCAAGACCAAACCAGAAGTGAGAAGAGAGTGGAAGAGTCGGAGAGAAAAGCcaagaagagaggagaagaagcCAAAGGGAAGAAGAGAGCTCGGTAAgaggggaaagagagagagaagatcaGGGGGGAGAAGACGACAAATCCATGTCCATTAAATTATTCATCAAAAGCTCCAAAAACAATAGAAACTTATGCTTAAATAGAATAAAGGCTAAACCTGACCCTAACCCTAGTATTACTTGGGCTAACAGCCTGCTAAAAAAACATGAagtccaaataaaatagtaCATCCCGTCTgaaagataaataattaaaaccaAAATGCAACTAATAAAAAGTCCAAAAAAGCCCAATAATGATCCAGGTAATGCTATATGTGGCTCGTATGTGGTGCTCTGCATCAGATAGGTAAGTCCCTGTATGGTTTTGATGATCTCAAACTTAGCCACAATCTTTAAGGTCTTCGTTGTTGCACTGCACCTGattctttatcttgtcttggAACTTAAGCATAATTTTCTAACACGACAAAACTAGGTGGACTGGTTCATGACTTGCAAATATAAGCTTTGTATGCCAATTCTGTGTTGTTAAAGTTGCTAATACCAGATAATTACTTTCGATTGGTGGTATGTCTTGGTTAATTAATTCCTGTGTTCACTTGTTGGTAGTTTAACTTAATAGATGTAAAATTCGAAGACCATTAAATATGATGTATCCATATTCTAGAAAGGGTGTGATGTGTCCCCATTCAAGAAACATGGTGAGGTGTCCCTAGTGACCTGTGTCCCATCCAGAATATTGTACAAAGCTTCTATATATAGAAAGGAATGTCTAAGAGAGGGCTATAATAATTAAGCCCATTTTCTAAATGACCTACGCAACAAAATAGTCTCTCATACTATTGTTTGATGAGTAGTAGAATTTCATTGAGCATAAAGTGGAAAAGGTAGTTAGTATACAGGAGGTGTGGTGTACATATCAGCCtccaaaaattttcaatccaaAGAGATAAGATCTAAATAGGACTGACAATAACGTTGGACTATGCTTGCTAATGCATCCAGCGGTTATCCTGAGAACATAACTTAATCGAATTCCAACTTAGCTCATACTGCTGACGATGCAGTTATTTCACTCTCCAGAAGATCCACATTAGGCATAGCTCTACAGTCTTATGCTGTTCCTCCAAAGTGTTGAAATGTACTGACAGTGCATCTTCCTTCTTTTGGTTTATTCTTCtgttaaattcttttgttttccaaCCAAATTTGAATTAAATGTACGGTCTAATTCATCAGACTTCCAATATGTTTAAAGATTAGATTCAGTTGGATGCAATTAAACGTGAATTCCTTCAACTAATGCAGAGATTTGATACATTTTTAATTGAAGCTATAGATATGCTTCTGGTAGTATCTTCTGTTGGCTAATTACATAAGTTCCTTCTAAATGGTATCGCATATGTGCTAGAGCATTTGCAATCACCTATGTTGTGCCGTACCAAAAGACACCTGTGCTGTGTAAGCTCTAAAGAAGGTCCATCTGGGCCTTCCTTGATTGCTTGTCCTTATTGTGTATTCTGTCTTCATGGCACATTAATACCTTTATATTTTTCCCTGGAACATCTAATGTGTTCTTATTGTTTTTGCAATGGTTCCCTTGTTGCACAGGAGGTATATTGCAATGGTGGAAATGTGTCAGGTTGTGGGCAATAGAGATCAGCTAATTGCTTTATTGCTTCCACTCGCAGAACACGTGCTAAATGTCATCCTAATCCATTTCCAGGATAGGTAGCCCTGAAAGCAATGATCCAGTCTTCTTGTGTGCATGTTTATTTGATGTCATTTTGCCATTAAATGTTGTTTTCCTTTGGTTAATCTTTAGTTTTTCTTGGCAGTTCTGTCAAATCGGATGCCAGTGAAGCTGTGAAAGCAATTACTTACGGTGCCAAGTCAGAGTCAGGAGAGGACATATCTTTGCTGTGTGGAAAGTTAATTCCAACATTAGAACGGCTTGAGTTAATAAGCGAGGTACGCTACTATGACTGTTACAGTTTAGCCTGATCGGATTCGAAGTCATTCCTGCTTGAGAAACATGTTATAGACTGTATTGTCAAACTGGCATTCCAGTTGCAGAGTTGGTGATGGTTAGGATTCAATTCTGTTTACTTCTGTAAATCGTTCAAATGAAGCAAATGGTAGTAGCTATCATCTGATATGTCTGTTTTGTTCGTTGCATTAGTCCCATGTTTATTAAGTTAATATTATTGGAGGTTTGGTTGGAAAAGGGTCCTTCACGGGCCTTGGTATAGTTTAGTTCGAGGTCCTTGGTAAGCTTCTTCGACAAATTAAATGGCAATCCCAGATCTTTTAGTCTGGTCGTAGTTGTCAGGGTTGAGGTTATAACTTAATATTATTTACACTCATGGACTTCAGAAATTGGATATTTACATGTTGGCTCTTGTCAATGTCTTCTCAGGATAAAATAGGCCACAATCTAAAGGTGTTTCGGAGATTAGTAGCTTCTCTTAAGGAATTGACAATTCAAAACTTGGCTTTATGAGAAGGTTTCAAGAAGCGGACAGAAGATTTTCCTTGATGTATTCATTATCGTTCTTGTAAATTTTTAATGTATCAAGTATatctaatctttctttctttctttctttctttttgtaaaacctGTAAGTTGTAAGCTTATTTGTTTATATGAACGTAACAACTAACAAACACCACAGATTTTTACAAAGCTTACCTAAATATGCTCTTTTGAAGCCAAAGTTTGATTGAGTTCTTAGCCACGACCGTGTTCGCTCAGATAGGTCAACGCTCTATAGTCGGTATATAACTATATTATTGGCTAGGATTTTGATCTTAAAATCTTCTACTTGTAAGGAGCATTTCACTACTGCTGCGACGTTCCAAACAAGCTGTTGAAGGCCACGTAGCTGATGTGAACTTCAGTTTGCTTCAGCCAGAAgtgttattttataaaaaagcgaATTCAAAAGAACagcaagtattttttattttataaaatgataTTTCCGTTATTTTGAATCGAGAAAATAGGACATTGAAACCGTCGTTGCAGAATTTAAAATATTGAGAGATTAcaaaaataagagtatttttagtagtctcaccaaattttactcaccaaaataattaaaaatcacttttttctattctggtgagctactttattaaaaattttccAGCAGTTTCAttattttaactagtcaatattcactattccttttaaataataattttttaatatttatttattctttctctatatcatctttttacaaaaaatcattcatatccatgaaataaggacattatcgtgtgagagatgggagatgggagaagaaaatgagagaaaaaaatgaaaaaagtgtgctaatcatgtgaaagagaaaggtgaaacaaaatttgatgagtgggttgttgagtgaaaatgtctcatctaatttggttagtaatttcagtcatcaaatttttttggttaaaatggtgaggctgttgggagtggtttttcaggattttcatcaaattggctcaccaaagtagttaaaaaactattttggtgaagctactaggaatgctcaaGGTAGTTATAACAGCATTTGTATCCCCCCTTCCCCTCCCACATCCCACGATGTGGCACATCCTTATTGGTCATATAGACTAAGGTTGTATTTGAAATTACAATTTCGTAAACAGAAAGTGTGgttttaaactaaatcacagaaaatgaattgtttaaaaatttcgttattaaaaaattgcaatttgaaaatgcataaatCTGCTTATTCAAATTGCACGCAATTgagtaaatttttaaaaatgtataattttaaaggctaatatgcgattttaaatgttaaattacgattttgccaaacgcttgaGGGTGCGTTTAGAATTACAATTTTATAGATACAAAGTATGATTTAAAactaaatcacaaaaaatgaatcgtttgagaaactatgtttttaaaaaattacgatttgaaaacgcagaaaattgcATTTTAAATCCCAGCTAAGAGATGctttttgaaaatgtaaaattttaaaattagtttgcgattttaaaagtcaaactataaattttaaaaaatgacatttttaaatagtcatactttttaaaattacacatcGAAAACGTACGACTAACTGCCTTTTTaaaaattagggataattgcactgttggtccctgtggtataccataattatttttcactccctatggtttaaaaagttcatgggaggtcctcgtgatatgcaataattacaaattgatccatggcgtcaaattctgttaaattttttaacagattccgtcaaatgccacgtcagcgacacttGTCGctaataagatgacgacacgtgtccaccgtaataaaaaaatataaattttttttttaaaaaaaaaaaatacttatttaaaaaaaaaaaaaaaaaaaaaaaaaaaaaaaaaactgaaggggccggccacccctttggggggggccgcgcgccacccccagtggcgcggagccaccccagtggcctgggggtggcccgaaaggccacccctggaagatccaagggtggccatcgggccacccccggccactcgGGGTGGGGCGCGGCCACGCCCAGTGGCCTGgggtggcttgggggtggccgcgcgcctcccctgcggccactgggggcggccaggccacccccaaaggggtggccggccccttcagttttttttttttttgttttttttttttttgaatttttttttttaaaaaaaataagtatttttattttttttaaaaaaaatttatttttttattacggtgaacacgtgtcgccatcttattggcgacacgtgtcgctgacgtggcatttgacggaatctgttaaaaaatttaacagaatttgacgccagggatcgatttgtaattattgcatatcacgaggacctcctatgaactttttaaaccatagggagtgaaaaataattatgatataccacagggaccaacggtgcaattatccctaaaaattaTCGCGTGCAAACCCAAactgtttttgttctttttgtggGGGCGGGCGGGGGGGCGCTTGAATCGCTTCCCATTATCACTTACAGCTTCCGACTCACTCGTCTTTTTCCATATAAGCAAAACACTCACTTCACAGATCCAAATACTCACTTCATAGATCCAGTTCCACACTTTCTCTGAAAATTTCCCTTCCCCGCTCACATCCCCCATTACATCCCCATTCTCAGCTCACCTCACTCGCCTttccaagaaaaaaacaaaaacaaaaagattaaaaaaaaaaatctctttcagAGATCCACCAGTTTCCCgagaaagttttaaattttccCGGAAAAATCTCAACTTTATCATTGATGGCGAATGCTTGGAAAAGGGAAAAACCTTCGCATTTCCACCTCTCCAAGACCATCTGCTTACTCTTCATTAGCACCCTTCTTTTCCTCATGTTCTTCATCTATCTCTCCACCCAACCCTCAAACCCTATCACCAACCCCACCTTCAAATCCGATTTCCCATTCTACCCATTTCCACCTTTCAATTGCTTGAAGTGCCCCCAATCCCACCCCGTGATTGCCAACCTCGTGGAGGGCCTCCGATATCCCTTCCTCTACTCGCTCTCCGACCTTGGAACCCTGCCCGATAAGCCCCACAAGAACATTGTCAGAATGCTCAAAGGGAAACTCTTTCGGAAGCCCGATATCTCTGTTTCGGTCCAGGAGGTCCTGGAGAAGCTGAGGGGTGAAGGGAGAGATAATGGGGTTGTTGTGGATGTGGGTGCCAATGTGGGTATGGCCAGCTTCGCTGCCGCGGCgatggggtttagggttttggccTTCGAGCCGGTGTTCGAGAACTTGCAGAGGATTTGTGATGGGATTTATCTGAATCGGGTCGGGGATTTGGTCACCGTGTTCGAGGCTGCCGCGTCGGACCGGAGTGGGAACATTACGTTCCACAAGGTATTGTTTGTTTTGTGCTTTTTGTTATTGTTGGTGGGGCTGTTGTATGGTGAATTTTGTTGATGGTTCTCATAATGTGCGTCATTGGGATTAATTAATAGTTGTAGTTCatgtttttggaaagaaatagtTTATGCCAAAGGAAATGGGATTTTTATTTACGTAAGTGATGTGTATATGGGATAGGATGTCCGAAAATGGAAGTTTAATTTTGTTGGAATATCTCTAAAACAGCGTTAAGATGTTTCATTAATCGTATAATGTTTGATTCAAAGTAGGGGGTGGTAATTTTGGTGGTTTGTTTACATATTGGTTTGGATTTGATTATATGTCATGACTTAGATGGTAGGTTAAAGTGTCTCCTAATGGATCTATCTAAATTCCTTACTTCTGAGAGTTCATTGGATTGAACTAATGGTGGAGGAGATGGTATGTACTCCTGAGAGCTCATTTGAGGTTATGTGGAATTGAGAACATTGACGGTGGCCTTTTAAGGTCATGGAACCTGTTAAGGTGTGATTGGTCTGGTTTCTTGCAGCAGACTATGATCATGCCTTGGCCTTAGGTTAAGGACTGGGATGCCGATGTACTGGATTCCATAGTGAACTAAGAGGTTCTTGTGATTGGTTTTGTAGATACGGATGAAGGTTGCAATGGCCCCAAGTACTTGTTATTTTGCTACTTTGTATGAAGCCAAGGGACATTAACAAAGTGAGAGGTTGCTCCAAAAATATGAACCATGCAGAATTTATGGTTAATCTCACCTGGAAGCATGAAATGACTAACCTCTGATAAGAAGGCTTGGCTCATTGCTGGTAAAATTAGTAATGAGTTGCAAGCGTTTAAACTTCTGTACTAcatactatttttcttttagatgTAACTCATGTtatcactttcaaaaaaaaaaatcatttcatctGGATGCTTTTCCAATTCATTGAGGAATTAGGAAACCCTTTAAGTCAGGTTATACTGCTGAATTGTTGGTGAATAGGAATAAGCTTTTGTGATCCCATTTAAATTTGTCGTGCTGCCTAATTCTTCTTTTTGCTGCATTGCTAGTTCTAATCCTTGCTTGTGTTGCAGTTGGTTGGCCGGCTTGACAATAGTGCTGTTTCAGCGACTGGTGCGAAGATGGCATTCAAATCCAATGAAGAGATAGCACTTCAAGTAAGGTCCATACCCCTTGATGAAGTAATTCCTGAGTCAGAGCATGTGCTTCTGATTAAAATAGATGTTCAGGGCTGGGAATATCATGTGCTGAAAGGGGCCTCAAAGCTACTAATGAGAAAGGGAAGGGAAGCCCCGTATCTCATCTATGAGGAAGATGAGCGACTGTTGCAAGCCAGTAATAGCAGTGCCAAAGAGATTCGAGACTTCCTACAAACTGTGGGTTATAATCATTGCACCCTGCATGGTACGGATGCGCACTGTACCAAGAGTGGTTGACATTATTTTCCTCCTTAAAGTTTGAagggatttggcttaggtgctgtattTCAACGGTTCAGATTTTATTCCAAGTTTCTTAGAGGTGCTGAAAGGCATACAACACCTTATCTCTTAAGTGAGAAAAACCAGATAAATTGGTCAGAGGCCCTGATGACTCTCTGTGACACGGTTGGCGATTGCATGGTTCAAAGTCAGCTTCTGTACTGCTCAGAGGAAACATATATGAAGACAGTGACGGTACATGTACAGAGCGTTTGGGTTTGGAAGAAGCTGCTGTGGGCTTGCATGCTAGTTAGATTTTGTTGGCTGTGCATTTATTTGTAAGCctaattttgttatttgatcTTGTATGGACTCCTAGTTAGCAACAAATTCtcataagaaaaaaatgaaattttctgAAATGAAAGTGGAGAGTATTCATATCTTTCGTAATGTCCGCCAACCATATGGGTACATAAGGTAATTTGGGTGCTTAGGAAGAACACGTTGGCATTCCAAACACTCCAGAAAGATGAATTGCATGAACAAGTAATAAAGAGGGGAGGGAAACTCTCACTTGAATTAGGCATGTATATGGCCATTCGTGTCAGTACAGGGAAAACGTATTTTCCTCTTACAAAGCAATTGTATACATTGTACATAATAGCACGTTTCCTGAGAACATTCTCAGGTCAGAAAGTTTGGGCCGGCTAAAACTGCGCCAGAATATGATAGTGTAATTACAATAACAAAATATCTGATGACAATCTAGAGTCCAGTGTGAAAATGTTTGTACTAAATGTAGCTTCAACAATCAGGCACAACGATCTGTTACCTgcaaaaaatacataaataatttAACATGCACAGTTATAATAATTAACCGCCAGAGCATCTCAGATTTGGGATTCAAGAAATTTTTGATTTATCTAGTACGAGATGTCATATGTGGAAGAAATATCCTTTGGTTGAAGTGAAAACTGACATCTTCCAAATTTATCATGCACAGTTATGTATGATCACATAATAGCATTGAACAGCTCTTACAGCTGCTCCCAGCTGAGTGGCCATCTCCTAGAGCAGCTACTATACAAAACAGACTTGACAAAACCACATATATTTATATGGAGCCTGAATGCGATCAAGCATTTCGAAAGGGAAAGAAACAAGTGAATCCccacccttttctttttatgtaaaatataaaagaaaggaaTAATAGCGAGAAAGCTAATGGAGAAAGAGAACACAAAAGATTTTGCGGGGTTCAGCCTTAAGGACCTACGTCCACCACTAATAAGAACCCTTAGGGCTACATCTTTATTGTATTGAATTGTCTAATACAATTAGGTTAACatgctctatttatagggagattGTGGTAGGTGAGATATACAAGAAAAGGCAGGAAATTGATGACAAATctacaagaaaacaaaatcaaggtTTCACATGGAAATTATTCAAACATCTCCCTCAAGCTCAAGgtggaagcttgagtttgaaaaaaaaaaaaaaaggacttgttttatttatttatttattctttctaaATTGGGTCTAGTGTGGCAAGCATCAATGTCTGAGTGTGAGCTCAGCCTTCAAAACTGTTGATGAAGCAGATGAGGATCCTGTGCGGCGAGAGAAAAGCTTGATGTGAGGTCAGATGGCTATAATCCTGTGCAACAAGAAGGAAAATCTGATCGAGAAACTGGTCAGTTAGTCATGCTGGCCGGAACTGGCAGAGAGCAGAGTACACAATGGAATACGGTCACCGGGAACGACGGCACCAATGACGCCCAAATGAAGGCAACGGCCGAACGGTGGTGAGGGCAACCAAAGTACGGCACCAGAGAACAGTGGCTAGGAAACGCCAATGATGACAGCTAGAAATGACATTGTTATGGAGCTGAACGGCGCTAGGCCATGGATCGCCGAAAATTGGGCCGTTGACCATGCACAACTTTTTCAAGGGCCGCAAGCTTTGGCTTTATATCATTGGGGATCTAAAAATGACACTCTAGGCCCTACTGAATCAGATGAAGCTTTTCGCAGTCGCCCTAATGATTGGAACAACAATTACAATAACATCCTTATGTGGTTCCGTAACACCCTAATTCCCTCCATCTCAACCTTATTTGGCAGTTTTGATGATGCTAAGTATGCTTGGGATATGCTTGCCTCATGCTACTCATTCGTTGATGGTTTTAGGGATTATCAacttagggataattgcaccgttggtccctgtggtataccataattatttttcactccatatggtttaaaaagttcatgggaggtcctcgtgatatgcaataattacaaatcgatccctagcgtcaaattctgttaaaatttttaacagattccgtcaaatgtcacgtcagcgacacgtgtcgccaataagatagcgacacgtgtccactgtaataaaaaaataaaaatttattaaaaaaaaataaaaatacttatttttaaaaaaaaattaaaaaaaaaaaaaaaaaatgctgaaggGGCCGGCCACCACTTTGTGGGTGGCGCGCGTCCACACccaagccacagggggtggcgcgcggccacccccaagccacaggtggtggcccgatggccaccccaggccactgggggtggccgcgcgccacccccagacaactctggggtggcgcgcggccaccccgaGTGGccaagggtggcccgatggccacccctggatcttccaggggtggcctttcgggccacccctaggccactgggggtggccgcgcgccaccccctgcggccactgggggtggcgcgcggccacccccaaaggggtggccggccccttcagcattttttttttttgttttttattttttttgaatttttttttttaaaagtaagtatttttttttttttaataaatttttatttttttattacggtggacacgtgtcgctatcttattggcgacacgtgtcgctgacgtggcatttgacagaatctgttaaaaaatttaacagaatttgacgcagggatcgatttgtaattattgcatatcacgaggacctcctatgaactttttaaaccatagggagtgaaaaataattatggtataccacagggaccaacggtgcaattatcccatcaACTTATGCTGATCTTTACCATATGTAACAGGAATCAAGACAGACTATCAATGACTTCTTTGCCATGCAATTCTTATGAGATCAACTTTCTCTTTTAGACCCAACTTGGAAGGCTCCTAAAGATGCTCAGCTACATGCAGCACGCATGGATCATCATCAACTCTATCAATTTCTGATGGCCTTGCGTAATGATTTTGAGTATGTCCATTGACAACTTCTACATCACACTCGTCTTCCTTCTTTGGACAAAGCCGTCTATGAACTTGCTCGAGAGGAGGCTCGACTGTAAACAATGCACTCTTAGCATAGTTATACAATATTGGCCGCCTTAccctttagttttttattttttttgctagaGCGCTCTGATAAGTTAGGCCCTCATCGCCCTCCTTCTAAGACTCACAACAATAACTACTATCGCTACTGCAAACACCTTGGGCGCACTATTGAGAATTGTAGGCACCGCCCCTAATCTAATGCGCCCGCTGCAACGGTTGCCAATTCTAAGAGTGCCCTATCTCCAGTTACTACCTCCGACAAGTCCCCCAGATCATCTTTCACCCTATCTACAGTTGATTTAGTGGGAATCGTCAATTAGGTTTTGTCACGTCCCATTAATGCATCTTCCTTTGACCATTTAGTCTTACCAAGTAAATCTTCTTGGCTTTTTGATTCTGGCTTTTTGACACCCTACCCATCCTCTTTCACCACATCCAGTAGGAATAGTTGACTTAGCGCCACGCCAACACCTGACATGTTAGTACCACAAGCTGCCACATCAACACCTCAGCCACATCATCAGCACACACCATCATTGACTTTTCGTTGATCATTGACCAATGACTGTTGACTTGGACCAATTGACTGTTGAGCTACTGACTAGGCCTGGAAAGCCTAAGAACCACAGGCCATTTGATGGAGTGGGTTGTAGGGTTGGATCGGATAAACCGGATCCAACAAACACGATATGGCGAGTGACGCGCGTGAAGGAGACTTGCAAGAGAAGTTGCCGGAGTGTGTTGCGAGTGAAAGAGTCGTTAGTGTCTTTGGGTGGTGCATGGGAGCGCATGCATCATCTATGTCGAACAAAAACTGCACAAATCCACTGATCTAGGGCTGGAAAACTTGATTTTGGTTGTTGTTTTGCCGAAAATAGATGTGGTGGTGGCCTGTGAGGCACATGAGAACACCATTGGTGTCGGGGTTTCCATAGATCAACAGATCTTTACCATACAAACTTGATTATGGGACTAGTTTT
The Alnus glutinosa chromosome 14, dhAlnGlut1.1, whole genome shotgun sequence genome window above contains:
- the LOC133856932 gene encoding uncharacterized protein LOC133856932 encodes the protein MANAWKREKPSHFHLSKTICLLFISTLLFLMFFIYLSTQPSNPITNPTFKSDFPFYPFPPFNCLKCPQSHPVIANLVEGLRYPFLYSLSDLGTLPDKPHKNIVRMLKGKLFRKPDISVSVQEVLEKLRGEGRDNGVVVDVGANVGMASFAAAAMGFRVLAFEPVFENLQRICDGIYLNRVGDLVTVFEAAASDRSGNITFHKLVGRLDNSAVSATGAKMAFKSNEEIALQVRSIPLDEVIPESEHVLLIKIDVQGWEYHVLKGASKLLMRKGREAPYLIYEEDERLLQASNSSAKEIRDFLQTVGYNHCTLHGTDAHCTKSG